A window of Microbacterium hominis genomic DNA:
GCCCTCGAATCGCCCCTCGACGGAGCCCTCGGGGCGAAACCATCGTCGACGCTTCAGCGCGCGTTCGGCATGTCGACGGTCGGAGATCTGCTGGCGCACTATCCGCGGCGGTACGCGCTGCGGGGGGAGCTCACCCCGATCGCCTCACTGCCGGTCGGGGAGGCGGTCACGATCGTCGCCGAGGTGCTCCGGGTGACGGATCGCCGCATGCGCAACCGCAACGGCTCGCTCTTGGAGGTCGTGATCAGCGACGGCCAGGGGAGCCTGAGCCTGACCTTCTTCAACCAGGCCTGGCGCCAGAAGGACCTCGTGCCCGGCCGGCGTGGCGTGTTCGCGGGCAAGGTCGGCGAGTACCGCGGCACACTCCAGCTCTCCCACCCCGACTACGAGCTCTTCGACGACGAGGCCGCGGCGCGCCTGAGCGCGGAGGCGACCGCGAAGCTGCCGATCCCGATCTACCCGGCGACCTCGACGGTGGCGAGCTGGCAGATCGCGCGCATGGTCGGGCAGGTGCTCGATGGGCTCACCGAGGTCCCCGATCCGCTGCCGGACGACCTCCGCGCGCGGATGGGTCTGCTCACGGCCCGGGCGGCGATCGAGGGCATCCACCGCCCCGACACCCCCGATCAGATCGAGCCGGCGCGCGAGACGCTGCGTATGCACGAGGCGCTCGTGCTGCAGACCGCACTGCTGCAGCAGCGTGCCGCGGTGCGCGCGATGTCGGCGACGCGCAGGGATCCCGGGCCGCTCCTGCAGGCCTTCGACGAGCAGCTCCCGTTCGCGCTGACCCCCGATCAGCGCGATGTCGGCGAGCAGGTGGCGCGCGACCTCGTCGAAGCCTGGCCGATGAACCGTCTCGTGCAGGGGGAGGTCGGCTCGGGGAAGACGCTCGTGGCGTTGCGCGCGATGCTCCAGGTCGCACAGAGCGGCGGCCAGTCCGCGCTCATCGCACCCACGGAGGTGCTCGCCGCCCAGCATGTGCGCTCGATCGCGCGGATGCTCGGGCCCCGGCTCGCGCCCGAGCTCATGCCCACGCTGCTGACCGGACAGCTGCCGATCGCCGAGCGGCGCAAGGCGGCACTGAGGGCCGCGTCGGGACAGGCGCGCATCGTCGTGGGCACGCACGCGCTGCTGAGCGAATCGACGACGTTCGCCGATCTGGGGCTGGTGGTGGTCGACGAGCAGCACCGGTTCGGCGTCGACCAACGCGAGTCGCTGCGCGCCAAGGGCACCTCGCCGCACGTGCTGGTGCTGACCGCGACCCCGATCCCG
This region includes:
- a CDS encoding ATP-dependent DNA helicase RecG, which translates into the protein MPALALESPLDGALGAKPSSTLQRAFGMSTVGDLLAHYPRRYALRGELTPIASLPVGEAVTIVAEVLRVTDRRMRNRNGSLLEVVISDGQGSLSLTFFNQAWRQKDLVPGRRGVFAGKVGEYRGTLQLSHPDYELFDDEAAARLSAEATAKLPIPIYPATSTVASWQIARMVGQVLDGLTEVPDPLPDDLRARMGLLTARAAIEGIHRPDTPDQIEPARETLRMHEALVLQTALLQQRAAVRAMSATRRDPGPLLQAFDEQLPFALTPDQRDVGEQVARDLVEAWPMNRLVQGEVGSGKTLVALRAMLQVAQSGGQSALIAPTEVLAAQHVRSIARMLGPRLAPELMPTLLTGQLPIAERRKAALRAASGQARIVVGTHALLSESTTFADLGLVVVDEQHRFGVDQRESLRAKGTSPHVLVLTATPIPRTVAMTVFGDLDVSTIRTLPEGRAGIETFVAPLAEKPAWFARVWDRIAEEVAKGRQAFVVCPAIDAEARTKDDTADDVVDDAGEPARTRWGVVQAADLLSRHPAYADIRVEILHGKMPSEQKDAVMQAFARGDIDVLVATTVVEVGVDVPNASTMAILEADRFGVSQLHQLRGRVGRGGLPGLCLLVTEAVPGSGARERVEAVAATIDGFALAEVDLELRGEGDVLGDAQSGARTSLRLLRVVTDADLIAQARVVAERVLEADPTLSDHAGLAAAIERRVGMEERAALAKN